One Elusimicrobiota bacterium genomic region harbors:
- the rnpA gene encoding ribonuclease P protein component: MGLPAENRLTRHDDFFAIKKYGKKYFFPELIVYIYKNNKNVSRLAVIISGKFGDAVLRNRVKRLIREVFRIHIKDFSGFFDILIIPQKKILDTKQLDYFYVEELFLKVYKKLKVI, from the coding sequence ATGGGACTTCCTGCAGAGAATCGTCTAACCCGTCATGATGATTTTTTTGCTATAAAGAAATATGGCAAAAAATATTTTTTCCCGGAATTAATTGTTTATATTTATAAAAACAATAAAAATGTATCCCGTTTAGCGGTAATTATTTCAGGTAAATTCGGAGATGCAGTTTTGAGGAACAGGGTTAAACGATTAATCAGGGAAGTATTTCGTATTCATATAAAAGATTTTAGCGGCTTTTTTGATATCCTTATAATACCTCAAAAGAAGATACTTGATACAAAACAACTGGATTATTTTTACGTTGAAGAACTTTTTCTGAAGGTTTATAAAAAGTTAAAAGTTATATAG
- the yidC gene encoding membrane protein insertase YidC, which translates to MEKRSFLAIILSIAILVVWQWFFAPKPPVKQPGSIAGTTKESPKNPDTSSISSIPEKTATLNSGSRSRLAKTIEIKTKNIEYILSEDEASIVHCFLMPDVLKSKTTVDLVLDGKLLNDSNTGAWQYLAEKNQPYVARFIKINDGFDIEKTFYFNENSYLVDIEYAVKSKSSSAKDFNGLSLSIGPGLGTDAKELKENKRLTRVSSYSQKKVEKLKPGNYEFPLKWVGIDNRYFLSVFLKINDEFKNISVEEVQKTPVIKVFTDKITFLPHEKKNFSMTAYLGPKGYTHLKGIKVNNLNSELEKAVDFGFFGDLGKIALSSLNYLYKITNNYGLAIIIISVFLNILFFPLSKKSFTSAQAMKSIQGDIKILQAKYKNDPKKMNTETWALYKSKGVNPFSGCLPMLVQLPIFWALFTMLRNAYELRGAHFIFWITDLSAKDPYYILPVLMGGGMYLQQKMTGSTSDPTQKQMMIMMPVIFTIMFLNFPSGLVIYWFTNSIITVVEQWFIFRKVKV; encoded by the coding sequence ATGGAAAAAAGATCTTTTTTGGCAATAATATTATCAATAGCAATACTTGTTGTATGGCAGTGGTTTTTTGCTCCGAAACCACCGGTTAAACAACCGGGCAGTATAGCGGGAACAACTAAAGAATCTCCAAAAAATCCAGATACATCTTCTATATCTTCTATTCCGGAAAAAACTGCAACACTTAATTCAGGTTCGCGTTCACGATTAGCGAAGACAATAGAAATAAAAACAAAAAATATAGAGTATATTCTGAGTGAAGATGAAGCATCTATAGTACATTGTTTTCTAATGCCTGACGTTTTAAAGAGTAAAACAACGGTTGACCTGGTTTTAGATGGTAAATTGTTAAATGATTCAAATACAGGCGCCTGGCAGTATTTAGCAGAGAAAAATCAGCCGTATGTTGCAAGGTTTATTAAGATAAACGATGGATTTGATATTGAAAAGACATTTTATTTTAATGAAAATTCATATCTTGTTGATATAGAGTATGCCGTAAAAAGTAAATCTTCATCAGCAAAAGATTTTAACGGTTTGTCATTATCAATAGGTCCGGGACTTGGTACTGACGCTAAAGAGCTAAAAGAAAATAAACGATTAACGAGAGTATCTTCATATTCACAGAAAAAAGTTGAAAAACTAAAACCCGGAAATTATGAGTTCCCTTTAAAATGGGTGGGTATAGACAATAGATATTTTCTTTCAGTATTTTTAAAGATAAATGATGAGTTTAAGAATATTTCGGTTGAAGAAGTACAGAAAACACCGGTTATAAAAGTATTTACAGATAAAATTACTTTTCTTCCTCATGAAAAAAAGAATTTTTCAATGACTGCTTACCTTGGTCCTAAAGGTTATACTCATCTTAAAGGAATAAAAGTTAATAATCTTAATTCAGAATTAGAAAAAGCAGTTGATTTCGGATTTTTTGGTGATTTAGGTAAAATAGCGCTTTCCTCACTTAATTATCTTTATAAAATTACAAATAATTACGGTCTGGCGATTATAATAATTTCAGTTTTCCTTAATATTTTATTTTTCCCACTTTCCAAAAAATCTTTTACTTCAGCACAGGCAATGAAATCAATTCAGGGAGATATAAAAATTCTTCAGGCAAAATATAAAAATGACCCCAAAAAAATGAACACTGAGACGTGGGCTCTTTATAAGTCAAAAGGTGTAAATCCTTTCAGCGGATGTTTGCCAATGTTAGTACAATTACCGATTTTTTGGGCACTTTTTACAATGTTGAGAAATGCATATGAGCTTCGGGGAGCGCATTTTATATTTTGGATAACTGATTTATCAGCAAAAGACCCGTATTATATTTTACCGGTTTTAATGGGTGGCGGAATGTATTTGCAGCAGAAGATGACAGGTTCAACCTCTGACCCGACACAAAAGCAAATGATGATAATGATGCCTGTTATTTTTACGATAATGTTTTTGAATTTCCCTTCCGGGCTGGTTATCTATTGGTTTACAAACAGCATTATAACAGTTGTTGAACAATGGTTTATATTCAGAAAAGTAAAGGTGTGA
- the rpmH gene encoding 50S ribosomal protein L34, translating to MMKPTFKPNVRRRKKHLGFRARMKTSGGRNVLSRRRRKGRKTLIP from the coding sequence ATTATGAAACCAACATTTAAACCGAACGTAAGAAGACGGAAGAAACATCTCGGCTTCAGAGCAAGAATGAAAACATCAGGTGGAAGAAATGTTTTGAGTCGACGCAGAAGGAAAGGCCGCAAGACACTAATTCCTTAA
- a CDS encoding protein jag has protein sequence MKNEIEVTGKTLDEAIAKGLEELKIEKTQAEIKILDEGRSGLFGLMGSAPARIKMSQKDGSAESSEKDGEGTSVINYPEVSKKAEEYLSKILELSGFTATVSATPSASDLILNVACEDSAILIGRQGQTMAALEYILKLILSKQESRGIRVSLNIDGYLDKKNSKIISRAKELEEEVKMNGEPVELKLPASERKIIHMTLRDSQYVETISEGDGENRRLIVRPKKV, from the coding sequence ATGAAAAATGAAATTGAGGTGACCGGCAAAACACTGGATGAAGCAATAGCAAAAGGTTTGGAAGAACTTAAAATAGAAAAAACTCAGGCAGAAATAAAAATTTTAGATGAAGGGAGATCAGGACTATTTGGTCTTATGGGTTCTGCCCCTGCTAGAATAAAGATGTCCCAAAAGGACGGTTCAGCAGAATCATCAGAAAAAGACGGTGAAGGTACTTCCGTAATAAATTATCCGGAGGTTTCTAAAAAAGCAGAGGAATATCTTTCGAAAATATTAGAACTGTCCGGTTTTACAGCCACAGTATCGGCAACACCTTCTGCATCTGATTTAATTTTGAATGTAGCTTGTGAAGATAGCGCCATTCTTATAGGCAGGCAGGGACAAACTATGGCGGCGTTAGAGTATATTTTAAAATTGATTTTAAGTAAACAAGAAAGTCGCGGTATTCGCGTTTCTCTTAATATAGACGGTTACCTTGATAAAAAAAATAGCAAAATAATCAGCAGGGCAAAAGAATTAGAAGAAGAAGTAAAAATGAATGGTGAACCGGTAGAACTAAAACTTCCTGCAAGCGAGCGAAAGATAATCCACATGACACTTCGTGATAGCCAGTATGTTGAAACTATATCCGAAGGTGACGGAGAGAACCGTCGGCTCATTGTAAGACCAAAGAAAGTGTGA
- the yidD gene encoding membrane protein insertion efficiency factor YidD, with amino-acid sequence MLKKSAIFLIKLYQIVFRFFPSNCRFYPSCSNYSIGVIEKFGFWKGFYFTVRRLLKCGPWHPGGYDPVP; translated from the coding sequence ATGTTAAAAAAAAGCGCGATATTTTTAATTAAATTATATCAGATAGTGTTTAGGTTCTTTCCGTCAAATTGCAGGTTTTATCCGAGTTGCTCGAATTATTCCATAGGTGTAATTGAAAAATTCGGTTTCTGGAAAGGATTTTATTTCACTGTCAGGCGGCTTCTAAAATGCGGTCCATGGCATCCCGGAGGTTATGATCCGGTACCATAA